A genomic segment from Idiomarina piscisalsi encodes:
- a CDS encoding DUF962 domain-containing protein, with translation MSYSSFKEFYPYYLQEHSDTRCRALHYIGSTLVLIVLAYALFSQNFWWLLAVPVIGYGFAWLGHFIFEKNKPATFKYPLYSLMGDWVMYKDAWVKLLTGHSKGR, from the coding sequence ATGAGCTACTCGAGCTTTAAAGAGTTTTACCCTTACTATTTACAGGAGCACTCCGACACGCGTTGCCGAGCCTTACATTATATCGGTAGTACCCTGGTACTTATTGTACTCGCCTATGCGTTGTTCTCTCAAAACTTTTGGTGGTTGCTTGCGGTACCCGTTATTGGTTATGGCTTTGCCTGGCTGGGTCACTTTATATTCGAGAAAAACAAGCCCGCCACGTTTAAATACCCTTTATACAGCCTGATGGGCGACTGGGTGATGTATAAAGACGCGTGGGTTAAGCTATTGACCGGGCATTCGAAAGGGCGGTAG
- a CDS encoding GNAT family N-acetyltransferase, whose protein sequence is MQGLTEATEQEIQHASENASSDVKGELTYLVAEDLKMAASLLFQTYYDDALLQKIFRADKPDYDKRLRAAIREDLTSFWESGQPIIGIRDGGTLLGVACLTRPGKSFGPGRFWHWRISMLMTAGFLSTKQVMKKERRIQEAMPDVPYHMLAFIAVAPQYQQQGVGHLLVEAAKSAFQEDPESQGVAVFVTRADYQAFFKKRGYRLQAQIAFETLPGELLFYPREEDE, encoded by the coding sequence ATGCAGGGGCTGACAGAGGCTACAGAGCAGGAAATACAACACGCCAGCGAAAACGCGAGTAGTGACGTAAAAGGGGAGTTAACCTATTTGGTCGCTGAAGATTTGAAAATGGCAGCGTCACTGTTATTTCAAACGTACTACGATGATGCGTTATTACAGAAAATATTTCGTGCCGACAAACCGGATTACGATAAACGCTTGAGAGCGGCCATTCGAGAAGATTTGACGTCGTTTTGGGAGAGTGGACAGCCAATCATCGGTATTCGTGATGGTGGTACATTATTGGGTGTGGCTTGTCTGACCCGGCCCGGGAAAAGCTTTGGTCCTGGACGTTTTTGGCACTGGCGCATTAGCATGCTGATGACGGCTGGTTTTCTAAGCACCAAACAAGTCATGAAAAAAGAGCGCCGTATTCAGGAGGCTATGCCGGACGTGCCTTATCATATGCTGGCCTTTATTGCCGTAGCGCCACAGTATCAACAACAGGGCGTTGGTCATTTACTGGTTGAGGCCGCTAAATCAGCGTTTCAGGAAGATCCTGAATCTCAAGGTGTTGCCGTATTTGTGACCCGCGCCGACTACCAGGCGTTTTTCAAAAAGCGTGGCTACCGCCTGCAAGCGCAAATCGCGTTTGAAACACTGCCCGGAGAGTTACTGTTTTACCCGCGGGAGGAGGATGAGTAA
- the syd gene encoding SecY-interacting protein — MQNLESALDDLIERYVEQLPIRYTEYVAEWDSPIYGSVIDEDTVEWAPVKQTSPLSFSELESALEITFHDSIKAVFGRWFAGDLSLEYDGHPVTLLQVQSLEDGERLLANLTGHILMKRRLKQPETVFIGLGVENDDLLVSIDNATGQVGLEWVGKEQHECLADSLEEWLATCQPKSELSDIE, encoded by the coding sequence ATGCAGAACTTAGAAAGTGCTTTAGACGACCTTATTGAACGCTATGTTGAGCAGCTGCCAATTCGTTACACCGAGTACGTTGCCGAATGGGATAGTCCCATTTATGGCTCTGTGATAGACGAGGACACGGTCGAGTGGGCTCCGGTAAAACAGACCTCTCCGTTATCTTTCAGTGAATTAGAAAGTGCGCTTGAAATAACCTTTCATGACAGCATAAAAGCGGTTTTTGGACGTTGGTTTGCCGGTGATTTATCGCTGGAATACGACGGGCATCCGGTTACTCTGCTGCAAGTCCAAAGCCTTGAAGACGGTGAACGTCTACTGGCAAATTTAACCGGCCATATCCTTATGAAGCGCCGCTTAAAGCAACCGGAGACGGTGTTTATTGGTTTAGGTGTTGAAAATGATGACTTACTCGTGTCAATTGATAACGCGACCGGTCAAGTTGGTTTAGAGTGGGTCGGCAAAGAGCAGCATGAATGTCTTGCAGACTCATTGGAGGAGTGGCTGGCTACTTGCCAACCGAAGAGCGAACTTTCTGATATTGAGTGA
- the queF gene encoding NADPH-dependent 7-cyano-7-deazaguanine reductase QueF (Catalyzes the NADPH-dependent reduction of 7-cyano-7-deazaguanine (preQ0) to 7-aminomethyl-7-deazaguanine (preQ1) in queuosine biosynthesis), translating into MPKKDALSHLNLGQHTEYPSQYDANQLQAVPRSLNREPIGITGKLPFDGVDQWTGYELSWLNANGLPQVAIGYFEVPASSPNLIESKSFKLYLNSFNDSRFNTWENVQHIMESDLSACAGASVSVRLTPLSHVTNELIADFEGECIDSQDIRVEHYDYRPELLKLENNVGQVEEQLHSHLLKSNCLITNQPDWGSVSIHYQGPKIDRAALLAYLVSFRGHNEFHEQCVERIFQDILALGVSQLSVYARYTRRGGLDINPFRSNFEPAPQMQRMARQ; encoded by the coding sequence ATGCCAAAAAAGGATGCTCTCAGCCATTTAAACCTTGGTCAGCACACTGAATACCCCAGCCAATATGATGCAAACCAGCTACAGGCGGTTCCTCGCTCATTGAATCGTGAACCTATCGGTATTACCGGAAAGCTGCCATTTGACGGCGTCGATCAATGGACCGGATATGAGCTCTCATGGCTAAATGCTAACGGTTTACCACAAGTGGCTATCGGCTACTTTGAAGTGCCCGCTTCAAGCCCTAATTTGATTGAGTCAAAATCTTTCAAATTGTACTTAAACAGCTTTAATGATAGCCGCTTCAATACGTGGGAAAACGTTCAACATATCATGGAAAGCGACTTATCCGCCTGTGCCGGTGCTTCAGTATCCGTCAGGCTCACTCCGTTAAGTCACGTTACGAACGAATTAATTGCTGATTTCGAGGGCGAGTGTATCGATTCACAGGATATCCGAGTTGAGCACTACGATTACCGCCCTGAGCTACTGAAGCTTGAAAACAATGTGGGACAGGTGGAAGAGCAGCTTCACAGCCATCTGTTAAAATCCAATTGCCTTATTACGAATCAGCCTGACTGGGGTTCAGTCTCTATTCATTATCAAGGGCCAAAAATCGATAGAGCGGCCTTATTAGCCTATTTGGTTTCTTTTCGGGGGCATAACGAGTTTCATGAACAATGCGTCGAGCGAATCTTTCAGGACATACTCGCTCTGGGGGTTAGTCAACTGAGTGTGTACGCACGTTACACACGACGGGGCGGACTGGACATTAATCCGTTCCGCTCTAACTTTGAGCCAGCGCCGCAAATGCAGCGCATGGCTCGTCAGTAG
- a CDS encoding M61 family metallopeptidase — MRISVLALSILLTSSAAWADTEYKIDLTQPEHQRGDVSITFPESDEPFLDIKMPAWRTGYYRILDLANGVREFTAQTDGQSLRWEKVDKSTWRIHLPKDAGEVTVNYEIYADQLGRRSRHIDDSHAYLDASAVFMYADKWRNEPVIVSLNVPQEWRSYSGMEREGEHRFSADNWDVLVDSPIETGINKHFAFEQDGRDYEVVFWGEGNYDTEQTVADLEKLVATGDSIWSSYPYERYVFMIHATSGAGGATEHKNSTIIQRPRYSFASRDDYLSFMSTASHEFVHTWNVKAYRPDGLVPYDYQKENYTDLFWIAEGSTSYFQNHLLLQAGIMEPDEFFERLAGSIDRHKAKPGSQVMSVAEASFEAWIDQYGDRGHNDSVSIYSEGALVSWMLDSALLESTDGEVSYRDVHDELYQRFDAEEQGFKASDVLAILKDLTGNSWQQWWQENVENPATDIPFEKMLNDAGLELVYEESEEPKNWTGWRASKVDGGMELTRVSRGSPAWEAGFRPDDVIIAYDGHTVMHGRFDEALQEYKAGDEVKVTFFRRNQLHEKTLKLEQAPATDASIKPLEAPTAKQQARFLQWLQTPHPNA, encoded by the coding sequence GTGCGTATAAGCGTATTAGCATTATCGATTCTATTAACATCTTCTGCGGCGTGGGCAGATACTGAATATAAAATTGATCTCACTCAACCGGAGCACCAGCGAGGGGACGTTAGCATCACTTTTCCCGAAAGTGATGAACCGTTTCTGGATATTAAAATGCCGGCGTGGCGCACGGGCTATTACCGGATTTTAGATTTAGCCAATGGCGTCAGGGAGTTCACGGCTCAAACCGACGGGCAAAGCCTGCGCTGGGAAAAGGTGGATAAAAGTACCTGGCGTATCCATCTACCAAAAGATGCTGGGGAAGTGACCGTTAATTATGAAATTTACGCGGATCAGTTAGGGCGCAGAAGTCGCCACATCGATGACAGTCACGCGTATTTAGATGCTTCTGCAGTATTTATGTACGCTGATAAGTGGCGCAACGAGCCAGTAATAGTGTCTTTGAATGTACCGCAAGAGTGGCGCAGCTATTCTGGTATGGAGCGAGAAGGTGAACACCGCTTTTCCGCCGACAATTGGGATGTTCTGGTCGACTCGCCAATAGAAACCGGTATAAATAAGCACTTTGCCTTTGAACAGGACGGTCGTGACTATGAAGTGGTGTTCTGGGGCGAAGGTAACTATGACACTGAGCAAACCGTTGCCGATCTGGAAAAGTTAGTTGCTACCGGCGACTCTATTTGGAGCAGCTATCCTTACGAGCGCTATGTGTTTATGATTCATGCAACCTCTGGTGCCGGTGGTGCTACTGAGCATAAAAACTCGACAATTATTCAGCGCCCACGATATAGCTTCGCGAGCCGTGACGATTACTTGTCGTTTATGTCAACGGCATCACATGAGTTCGTGCATACCTGGAATGTGAAAGCGTATCGCCCCGACGGTTTGGTACCTTATGACTACCAAAAAGAAAACTACACTGATTTATTTTGGATAGCGGAAGGCTCCACCAGTTATTTCCAAAATCATTTGCTGCTGCAGGCAGGCATTATGGAGCCGGACGAATTCTTTGAACGGTTAGCGGGTAGCATTGATCGGCACAAAGCCAAGCCCGGTAGTCAAGTGATGTCGGTTGCAGAAGCTTCGTTTGAAGCCTGGATTGATCAGTATGGAGATCGAGGTCATAACGACTCGGTGAGCATTTACTCTGAAGGTGCTTTAGTTTCCTGGATGCTGGACAGCGCCTTACTTGAATCCACGGATGGCGAAGTCAGTTATCGTGACGTGCATGACGAGCTGTATCAGCGCTTTGACGCCGAGGAGCAGGGCTTTAAGGCCAGCGATGTGCTAGCCATACTCAAGGACTTGACCGGAAACTCCTGGCAGCAATGGTGGCAAGAGAATGTGGAAAACCCTGCAACCGATATCCCATTTGAAAAAATGCTGAACGATGCGGGCTTAGAATTGGTTTATGAAGAAAGCGAAGAGCCTAAGAATTGGACAGGGTGGCGTGCGTCAAAAGTGGATGGTGGCATGGAATTGACCCGGGTCAGTCGTGGTAGCCCGGCATGGGAAGCTGGTTTTAGGCCGGACGATGTGATTATTGCCTATGACGGACATACGGTAATGCATGGCCGCTTTGATGAAGCGCTTCAGGAATATAAAGCAGGCGATGAAGTTAAAGTCACGTTCTTCCGTCGCAATCAGTTGCATGAGAAAACGCTGAAGCTGGAACAAGCGCCGGCAACAGATGCGTCTATTAAGCCCTTAGAAGCGCCAACAGCAAAACAGCAAGCGCGCTTCTTACAATGGCTACAAACTCCGCACCCGAACGCGTAG
- a CDS encoding GGDEF domain-containing protein, with protein MSIPETPQEQVQHLSKKLQQSIQSRKQLEDDYRRDSERYSEFVNQLCLALNGVDSDLDTIIHQLRSQIQQNASAAILDPLIEKLSDAIADYNIRFQQQTRQTTDTISQTLAKLTPSTRQAEREFASIATAFEKPTTALMHYLPLVNRLLNLSHQCAVNSSTAKTETVPVENYQAQLFDLLSEVEFSGNSAEALQQVKTALQKPQSLDTLMGISLKVMRLIFTSINEERKSAQSFLQQLNASLESVNNILGTTVSTSGYFAEQRSKLNKQLTVGVSDISDCVHGASELFELKENVGSRLEQLGATLEQHILLQNQERENFTKNSTELEVKLRETEAEVERYKRELAQQKFRSLQDSLTKLPNRSAFEERLNMEFSRWQNGQTPLTIAIVDVDFFKDINDSFGHIAGDKTLQVIAGTLNKALKNDGFVCRYGGEEFAIIFCLDENQVKEKMELAREKVANIPFKFKTDDIRITVSAGVASFNNNSDTTVSVFERADKALYRAKESGRNNVKLASGG; from the coding sequence GTGTCGATACCTGAAACACCGCAAGAGCAGGTGCAGCACCTAAGCAAAAAGTTGCAGCAAAGCATTCAGTCCAGAAAACAACTCGAGGACGATTACCGTCGCGACTCAGAACGCTATTCTGAGTTTGTTAATCAGTTGTGTCTGGCGCTTAATGGTGTAGATAGCGACCTCGACACTATTATTCATCAACTTCGCAGTCAAATTCAGCAAAACGCGTCGGCTGCCATACTGGACCCGCTAATTGAAAAACTCAGCGATGCGATTGCTGATTACAATATTCGGTTTCAACAACAAACCCGGCAAACAACAGATACCATTTCACAAACTCTGGCGAAGCTAACCCCCTCAACAAGGCAGGCCGAAAGAGAGTTTGCGAGTATCGCCACGGCGTTTGAAAAGCCGACCACAGCACTGATGCATTACTTGCCATTGGTCAACCGCTTGCTGAACTTATCGCACCAGTGTGCAGTGAATAGCAGTACCGCTAAAACAGAAACGGTTCCGGTTGAAAATTATCAAGCCCAGTTATTTGACCTGTTAAGTGAAGTGGAGTTTAGTGGTAACTCGGCAGAGGCGTTGCAGCAGGTTAAAACGGCTCTGCAGAAACCTCAAAGCCTCGATACGCTCATGGGCATAAGTCTTAAAGTCATGCGGCTTATTTTTACCAGTATCAACGAAGAGCGTAAGTCGGCACAGAGCTTCTTACAACAGTTAAACGCGTCCCTGGAGTCTGTTAACAATATTCTTGGCACAACCGTCAGTACATCGGGTTACTTTGCCGAGCAGCGCAGTAAGCTGAACAAACAACTCACAGTTGGGGTATCCGATATTTCAGACTGCGTGCACGGTGCTTCGGAACTGTTCGAGTTAAAAGAAAATGTAGGCAGCCGACTTGAACAGTTAGGGGCTACTCTAGAACAGCATATTTTGTTGCAAAACCAAGAGCGCGAAAACTTTACGAAAAATAGCACCGAACTAGAAGTTAAGCTGAGAGAGACAGAAGCCGAAGTTGAACGTTACAAACGTGAGTTAGCTCAACAAAAATTCCGTAGCTTACAAGATTCGCTAACGAAACTTCCTAACCGTTCGGCGTTTGAAGAACGACTTAATATGGAGTTTTCTCGTTGGCAGAATGGTCAGACACCGCTAACAATTGCCATTGTCGATGTTGACTTTTTCAAAGACATAAATGACAGCTTCGGACACATTGCAGGTGATAAAACGCTTCAGGTGATAGCGGGCACGCTAAACAAAGCATTGAAAAATGATGGCTTTGTATGTCGCTATGGTGGTGAAGAATTTGCTATTATCTTTTGTCTTGATGAGAATCAAGTAAAAGAAAAGATGGAATTAGCACGAGAAAAAGTCGCTAATATCCCATTTAAGTTTAAAACTGACGATATTCGCATTACGGTATCGGCAGGTGTGGCGTCGTTTAACAATAATAGCGACACCACCGTTTCCGTTTTTGAGCGCGCAGACAAAGCGCTGTATCGGGCAAAAGAAAGCGGACGAAATAACGTTAAGTTGGCATCAGGCGGATAG
- the ppnN gene encoding nucleotide 5'-monophosphate nucleosidase PpnN, protein MRASISPRGTMSLLSQLEIERLKKSSNSQLYKLFRNCCLAVLNAGSNTDSSAEIYDKYQDFSVNIIRKERGIKIELIEPPEEAFVDGELIVGIRELLESVLRDILFTGERYSEEELKGADSATLTHVVFDILRNARTVQAMQEPDMVVCWGGHSISEGEYKYTKEVGYQLGLRGLNICTGCGPGAMKGPMKGATIGHAKQRIRSGRYLGLTEPGIIAAEPPNPIVNELVILPDIEKRLEAFTRCAHGIVIFPGGAGTAEELLYLLGILMHPKNQQQSLPVILTGPESSRDYFEALDEFIVATLGEEARQLYRIIIADPASVAQHMSAGMASVKQYRRDSGDAYYFNWTLFIDDNFQRPFVPTHDNVAALNLHPDQPKEELAADLRRAFSAIVAGNVKDDGIRRIRDKGVFTIHGETQLMKRLDVLLQAFVEQGRMKLPGSVYYPCYKVVTD, encoded by the coding sequence ATGAGAGCAAGTATTTCTCCCAGAGGCACGATGTCTCTGTTGTCACAGTTAGAAATAGAACGATTAAAAAAATCTTCAAACAGCCAACTCTATAAACTTTTCAGAAACTGTTGCCTTGCGGTCCTGAATGCCGGTAGTAACACTGACAGCAGTGCCGAAATTTACGACAAGTATCAAGATTTCTCCGTTAATATCATTCGCAAAGAGCGCGGCATTAAAATTGAACTGATAGAGCCACCAGAAGAAGCGTTTGTGGATGGTGAACTTATTGTCGGTATTCGCGAACTGCTGGAGTCTGTACTTCGTGACATTCTGTTTACCGGCGAACGCTATTCAGAAGAAGAGTTAAAGGGCGCTGACAGCGCCACCCTGACCCATGTGGTTTTCGATATTCTGCGTAACGCACGTACCGTTCAGGCCATGCAGGAGCCCGACATGGTAGTTTGCTGGGGCGGCCACTCAATCAGCGAAGGCGAATACAAGTACACCAAAGAAGTGGGCTATCAGCTGGGGCTGCGTGGCTTAAATATTTGCACAGGCTGTGGTCCCGGCGCTATGAAAGGTCCAATGAAAGGAGCGACTATAGGCCATGCCAAGCAAAGAATTCGCAGTGGTCGCTACTTAGGTCTAACGGAGCCAGGTATTATCGCCGCAGAGCCACCGAACCCTATTGTCAATGAACTGGTCATTTTACCGGACATTGAAAAGCGACTGGAAGCCTTTACTCGCTGTGCGCACGGTATTGTTATTTTCCCAGGCGGCGCCGGTACGGCCGAAGAGTTACTCTACTTACTCGGTATTCTTATGCACCCTAAAAACCAGCAGCAAAGTCTGCCGGTTATCCTGACGGGTCCGGAAAGCTCACGTGACTACTTTGAGGCATTGGATGAATTCATCGTGGCGACGCTTGGTGAAGAAGCGCGTCAGCTGTATCGCATTATTATTGCGGATCCAGCCAGTGTTGCCCAGCACATGAGCGCCGGTATGGCTTCAGTAAAACAATACCGCCGCGATTCAGGCGATGCTTATTACTTTAACTGGACGCTGTTCATTGACGACAATTTCCAGCGTCCGTTTGTGCCCACGCACGATAATGTGGCAGCGCTGAACCTTCATCCTGACCAACCAAAAGAAGAATTAGCCGCTGACTTGCGCCGTGCCTTCTCCGCTATTGTTGCCGGTAACGTGAAAGATGATGGTATTCGCCGTATTCGCGATAAAGGTGTGTTCACCATTCACGGCGAAACCCAGTTAATGAAACGACTGGACGTATTATTACAAGCGTTCGTCGAACAGGGACGTATGAAATTACCGGGTTCGGTGTACTATCCTTGCTATAAAGTCGTTACCGATTAA